Part of the Marinobacterium rhizophilum genome is shown below.
GGCCCGGAAATGAAGTCGACCGGTGAAGTCATGGGCGTGGGAGCCACCTTTGGTGAAGCCTTCATGAAAGCCCAGATCGGCGCAGGCGAGAAAATGCCGAAGAAAGGCAAGGCCTTCATCTCGGTGCGCGATGTCGACAAGGCAGGCGTGGTCAAGGTTGCCAGGTCCCTGGTGGATCTCGGTTTCTCCCTGGTGGGTACCGGCGGTACGGTCAAGCTGCTGGCCGAGCACAATGTGCCGGCAACGGCGGTGAACAAGGTCATGGAAGGCCGGCCGAACATCGTGGACATGATCAAGAACGAAGAAATTGTGTATGTGATCAATACCACGGAAGGCCGCAAGGCGATTGCTGACTCGTCTGAGATTCGCCGCGGCGCGCTGCAGCACAAGGTGCCTTACACCACGACCCTGGCTGGCGCTGAAGCCATGGCCATGGCGCTGGAGTACGGTGAAGAGAAGGTCGTACGCAGCCTTCAGGACTTGCATGCAGGTATCGCGAAATGAAACGTGTCCCGATGACAGTAGGTGGCGAAAAAGCACTGCGCGCAGAGCTGGACCGTCTGAAGTCCAAGGATCGTCCGCGCGTGATCGCGGACATTGCCACGGCGCGCGAGCATGGCGATCTGAAGGAAAATGCCGAGTATCATGCGGCGCGTGAACAGCAGGGTTTCATTGAAGGCCGGATACAGGAACTTGAATCCAAGCTGTCGCAATGCCAGGTAATCGATGTCACCACGATTCCCCATAGCGGCAAGGTCTTCTTCGGCGCCACGGTACTGATCGCCAACATTGATAGCGGTGATGAGGTGAATTACCAGATCGTCGGTGATGACGAAGCTGATATCAAGCTGAGCAAGATTTCGGTGAATTCGCCGATTGCGCGTGCCTTGATCGGCAAGGAAGAAGGCGATATTGCCTGTGTGGCGACACCCGGTGGGGAAATCGAGTATGAAATCATCGAGGTGAAGCACATCTGACCGTGCCCTGACATAAAAAAACCGCCAGCAGGCGGTTTTTTTATGTGGCGCTAAGGCCTAGCGCAGCAAGTTGGACAGCTTGGGATTGGGTTCCAGTGCCTTGCGGTAAATCAGGGCAATGTTGCCAATTTCCTGCACCAGGGTGCACTCCACGATGGTGCAGAGTTCCTGGATAAGCTGCTTTTTGATTTCGCGCTCGCCAACCGCAAACTTCACCTTGATCAGTTCGTGGTCGTCCAGGGCACGATCGACTTCAAGCTGCAGGTTCTCGGTCAGTCCCTTACCGGCAACGGTCACGATCGGGTTCAGTTTGTGGCCGATGGTGCGCAGCTGCTTCTTTTGCTCGGGCGTCAGGCTCATACTAGAATACGTTGCCTCGTGATTGTGTGGGTCCGGCTTGCGTGTTACAACGGGCCGCGATGAAAACAATCTACCATTTTACCTGAGTTGCCTATCGCTGAGTAGCGTTGCAACCATTGATCGGTCTGGAAATACAAGTGGCGAGATCTAAAAGCAGTGGTCAGTGGTTAAAGGAACATTTTGATGACCACTACGTCAAACAGTCGAAATCCGACGGCATGCGTTCGCGCGCCAGCTACAAGCTGAAGGAACTGAACGACAAGGACCGGCTGCTGCGCCCTGGCATGACGGTGGTCGACCTGGGCGCGGCCCCCGGTGGCTGGTCCCAGGTGGCGAGCGAACTGGTGGGTGATCGTGGCCGGGTTGTGGCGTCGGACATATTGCCGATGGACTCGCTGGCCGGTGTTGAGTTTGTTCAGGGTGACTTTACCGATGAGGCTGTGCTGGCGCAGATTCTGGCCGCGCTCGGGGATGCGCCGGCAGACCTTGTAATTTCCGATATGGCCCCCAATATGAGTGGTATGTCCGGAATTGACCAGCCTGCGGGGATGTATCTGGTCGAACTGGCGCTGGATATGGTGCGCCAGGTACTCAAGCCGGGCGGATCCTTTCTGGTTAAAGTGTTCCAGGGAGAGGGATTCGATGCCTATCACGCGGATGTACGGCAGAGCTTCACCAAGGTTGTGACCCGCAAGCCCGATGCATCGCGCGCGCGCTCCCGTGAGGTCTACCTGCTCGGAACAGGCTTCAAGGGCTGAACAGCCCGCAGTACACCACCGACCCTGCCGTCAGGTACGGGTGGTGAGTGAAGTAGTCAGGCCAGTTAAACTGGTGTACTTTTGAAGCGCGAATTTTCGTGCTTGAGCGTCAATTGAGGGTAGTCCTTTGAACGATATGGCAAAGAATCTGGTCCTCTGGCTGGTTATTGCGGCGGTCCTGCTGACCGTTTTCAATAACTTCAATGCCGAGGGAGATTCCCGCAGACTTACTTATTCCGACTTCGTGGCGGAAGTCCAGGCTGACCGTGTGTCCAAGGTTGTGATCGATGGGTATACCATCGTTGGGCAGCGGCAGAACGGGGAGCGGTTCGAAACCATTCGTCCTGCCCTGCAGGATCCCAAGCTGGTCGACGACCTGCTGCTGCACAAGGTCATCATTGAGGGCAAGCAGCCTGAGCAGCAGAGCATCTGGACCCAGCTACTGGTGGCATCCTTCCCGATACTGGTGATTATTGCCGTATTCATGTTCTTTATGCGTCAGATGCAGGGCGGCGGCGGTGGCAAGGGGCCGATGTCCTTTGGCAAGTCCAAGGCACGCATGATGAGCGAGGATCAGATCAAGACGACTTTCGATGATGTCGCCGGTGTCGAAGAGGCCAAGGAAGACGTCAAGGAGCTGGTCGATTACCTGCGCGATCCTGGGCGTTTCCAGCGCCTGGGCGGTCATATTCCCCGCGGCGTGCTGATGTCCGGCAGTCCCGGTACCGGCAAGACGCTGCTGGCCAAGGCCATTGCCGGCGAGGCGAAGGTGCCGTTCTTCAGCATTTCGGGTTCCGACTTCGTTGAAATGTTCGTCGGTGTGGGTGCGTCCCGTGTCCGTGACATGTTCGAGCAGGCGAAGAAGAACGCGCCCTGCATCATCTTCATTGACGAAATCGATGCGGTGGGCCGTCACCGTGGCGTTGGCATGGGCGGTGGCAACGATGAGCGCGAGCAGACGCTGAACCAGCTGCTGGTTGAGATGGACGGTTTCGAAGGCACCGAGGGAGTCATCGTCATCGCTGCGACCAACAGGCCAGACGTGCTTGATCCGGCGCTGCTGCGCCCCGGTCGTTTTGACCGCCAGGTACACGTTGGCCTGCCGGACATCCGCGGCCGCGAGCAGATTCTCAAGGTTCACATGCGCAAGGTACCGCTGGGCGATGACGTCAAGCCCGAGCTGATTGCCCGCGGCACGCCCGGTTTTTCCGGTGCGGACCTGGCCAACCTGGTAAACGAGGCGGCGCTTTTCGCTGCCCGTGACAGTCGCCGTACCGTTGGCATGCTGCAGTTCGAAAAGGCCAAGGACAAGATCATGATGGGCGCCGAGCGCAAGTCCATGGTCATGTCCTACAAGGAGCGTCTGAACACGGCGTACCATGAAGCCGGTCATGCCATCGTCGGTCGACTGATGCCCGAGCATGACCCGGTATACAAGGTCTCAATTATTCCCCGCGGCCGCGCCCTGGGTGTGACCATGTTCCTTCCAGAGGAAGACCGTTACAGCCATAGCCGCCGTACGCTCATTTCCAATATCTGCTCGCTCTATGGTGGCCGTATTGCCGAGGAAATGACCCTGGGCAAGGATGGCGTAACCACCGGCGCTTCCAACGACATTCAGCGCGCCACCAGCCTGGCACGCAACATGGTCACCAAGTGGGGCCTGAGCGAGGAGCTGGGACCCCTGCTGTATGACGAAGAGGACGGCGATCCCTTCACCCGTGGTTATGGCGCACCTGCCAAGCAGACCTCGGAAGAAACGCAGCGCCAGATCGACTCGGTTGTGCGCACCATTATCGACGACTGCTATGCGCAGGCGCACAAGTTGCTGGAAGACAACCGCGACATTCTCGAGGCTATGGCGCACGCGCTGATCAAGTACGAAACCATTGACTCGTCGCAGCTCGATGAACTGATGGCGCGCGCGCCCGTGTCTCCGCCGGATGGCTGGGTTGAAACTGACGGCGCATCTCCGGAAGCCGACGGCAGTGGTGCGAAGGCTGAGGCTGAGCCGCGTGCCGAAACGCCGGCTGATGACAGCAGTGACGGGCAACGGGATGCCGCTGTGGATGAAGCCCCCAGGGCTGATGACCCCGATATGCCGGAGTCTACGGATCGCAAGCTGCACTGATTTAACCGGCACCGATTAATATTGAAAAAGGCTGGCCCGGCAGGGTTGGCCTTTTTGTTTTGGAGGCAAGGTAGTGAAGAACAGCCGACTGCAATGTGGTGCACGGCAGCTCGATCTCGGGCGAGTGCAGATCATGGGTATCCTGAATGTGACCCCTGATTCCTTTTCGGACGGGAGTACTCTGTACCAGGCCGGACAGCTGGCGGGCGACCTGATACTGCAGCGCGCCGCCGCGATGGTCGCAGCGGGCGCCACCATTCTTGATCTGGGTGGTGAGTCGACTCGCCCGGGCGCGACACCTGTGAGCGTGCAGCAGGAGCTGGATCGAGTGCTGCCGGCGCTGGAGCTGATCCTGCGCGAGCTGGATGTCATCGTTTCGATCGATTCCAGTACGCCCGAGGTGTTTACCGAGTCGGCGCGCCTGGGGGCGGGAATGCTGAATGATGTGCGCGCGCTGGGGCGCGAAGGTGCGCTGCAGGCCGCAGCCGCCACCGGGCTGCCCGTTTGCCTGATGCACATGCAGGGCAATACCCCGGCGGATATGCAGCTGGCACCACACTATGAGGATATCATTGCCGAGGTTGGCGACTTTTTACAGCAGCGAGTGGTTGCCTGCGAGCAGGTGGGTATCTGCCGCGAGCGCATCCTGCTGGATCCGGGGTTTGGCTTTGGCAAGACGCTGGAGCACAATCTGCGCCTGCTAAACCAGATGCAGCGTCTGGAGTCGCTGGGCCTGCCGCTGCTGGTCGGTACGTCGCGCAAAAGCATGATCGGGCAGGCACTGGACCGGCCCGTAGATCAGCGTCTGGCGGGAGGGCTCGCGACCGCCGTCATGGCCGTCGAGCGCGGCGCCAGAATTATTCGAGTGCATGATGTCGCGGCTTCGGTCGATGCAGTACGCATGGCCGAGGCGGTAATAAAGGAATCCAGAGGAGAGCAGGCGTGACGAAACGTTATTTTGGCACGGATGGCATACGCGGCAAGGTGGGACAGCATCCGATAACACCGGACTTCGTCCTCAAGCTGGGCTGGGCGGCGGGCAAGGTGTTTGCCCGTTCGGGGCAAAGCCGTATTCTGATTGGAAAGGACACCCGTATCTCGGGTTACATGTTCGAGTCGGCGCTGGAAGCCGGGCTGTCTGCGGCGGGGGTTGATGTTTTGCTCACGGGCCCGATGCCGACGCCGGCCATTGCCTACCTGACCAAGACCTTTCGTGCCGATGCCGGCATCGTGATCAGTGCGTCCCACAATCCGTTTTACGACAATGGCATCAAGTTTTTCTCGGCATCAGGTACCAAGCTGCCGGACGAAGTCGAGCAGGCGATTGAGGCCCAGATGGATATCGCCATGTCTACGGTGGAGTCCCACGAGCTTGGCAAGGCCCGACGCATCGACGATGCCGCCGGACGCTACATCGAGTTCTGCAAGGGTACGGTGAGCGGAGCCCTGAGCCTCAAAGGCCTGCGTATCGTGCTCGACTGCGCCAATGGCGCGACCTACCACGTAGCCCCCCAGGTCTTCGAGGAACTCGGTGCCCGGGTAATCCGCATGGCGACCTCACCCGATGGCATTAACATCAATGAAAAGTGCGGTGCTACGGATCCCGCGGCGCTGCAGCAGCGCGTGCTGGCCGAGCAGGCGGATGTCGGTATCGCGCTGGACGGTGATGGAGACAGGGTGATCCTGGTGGATGCCGCCGGCGAGGTCGTGGATGGTGACGAAATCCTGTTTATCATCGCGCGTCAGATGCAGCTGCATGGTCGCCTTG
Proteins encoded:
- a CDS encoding YhbY family RNA-binding protein, which produces MSLTPEQKKQLRTIGHKLNPIVTVAGKGLTENLQLEVDRALDDHELIKVKFAVGEREIKKQLIQELCTIVECTLVQEIGNIALIYRKALEPNPKLSNLLR
- the ftsH gene encoding ATP-dependent zinc metalloprotease FtsH, coding for MAKNLVLWLVIAAVLLTVFNNFNAEGDSRRLTYSDFVAEVQADRVSKVVIDGYTIVGQRQNGERFETIRPALQDPKLVDDLLLHKVIIEGKQPEQQSIWTQLLVASFPILVIIAVFMFFMRQMQGGGGGKGPMSFGKSKARMMSEDQIKTTFDDVAGVEEAKEDVKELVDYLRDPGRFQRLGGHIPRGVLMSGSPGTGKTLLAKAIAGEAKVPFFSISGSDFVEMFVGVGASRVRDMFEQAKKNAPCIIFIDEIDAVGRHRGVGMGGGNDEREQTLNQLLVEMDGFEGTEGVIVIAATNRPDVLDPALLRPGRFDRQVHVGLPDIRGREQILKVHMRKVPLGDDVKPELIARGTPGFSGADLANLVNEAALFAARDSRRTVGMLQFEKAKDKIMMGAERKSMVMSYKERLNTAYHEAGHAIVGRLMPEHDPVYKVSIIPRGRALGVTMFLPEEDRYSHSRRTLISNICSLYGGRIAEEMTLGKDGVTTGASNDIQRATSLARNMVTKWGLSEELGPLLYDEEDGDPFTRGYGAPAKQTSEETQRQIDSVVRTIIDDCYAQAHKLLEDNRDILEAMAHALIKYETIDSSQLDELMARAPVSPPDGWVETDGASPEADGSGAKAEAEPRAETPADDSSDGQRDAAVDEAPRADDPDMPESTDRKLH
- the folP gene encoding dihydropteroate synthase, coding for MGILNVTPDSFSDGSTLYQAGQLAGDLILQRAAAMVAAGATILDLGGESTRPGATPVSVQQELDRVLPALELILRELDVIVSIDSSTPEVFTESARLGAGMLNDVRALGREGALQAAAATGLPVCLMHMQGNTPADMQLAPHYEDIIAEVGDFLQQRVVACEQVGICRERILLDPGFGFGKTLEHNLRLLNQMQRLESLGLPLLVGTSRKSMIGQALDRPVDQRLAGGLATAVMAVERGARIIRVHDVAASVDAVRMAEAVIKESRGEQA
- the rlmE gene encoding 23S rRNA (uridine(2552)-2'-O)-methyltransferase RlmE — encoded protein: MARSKSSGQWLKEHFDDHYVKQSKSDGMRSRASYKLKELNDKDRLLRPGMTVVDLGAAPGGWSQVASELVGDRGRVVASDILPMDSLAGVEFVQGDFTDEAVLAQILAALGDAPADLVISDMAPNMSGMSGIDQPAGMYLVELALDMVRQVLKPGGSFLVKVFQGEGFDAYHADVRQSFTKVVTRKPDASRARSREVYLLGTGFKG
- the glmM gene encoding phosphoglucosamine mutase codes for the protein MTKRYFGTDGIRGKVGQHPITPDFVLKLGWAAGKVFARSGQSRILIGKDTRISGYMFESALEAGLSAAGVDVLLTGPMPTPAIAYLTKTFRADAGIVISASHNPFYDNGIKFFSASGTKLPDEVEQAIEAQMDIAMSTVESHELGKARRIDDAAGRYIEFCKGTVSGALSLKGLRIVLDCANGATYHVAPQVFEELGARVIRMATSPDGININEKCGATDPAALQQRVLAEQADVGIALDGDGDRVILVDAAGEVVDGDEILFIIARQMQLHGRLAGGVVGTLMSNYGLELALQRAEIPFVRAKVGDRYVLEELDRRDWFLGAENSGHVVCRHLTSTGDGIVAGLQVLKAMVESGETLAQLKAGMSKLPQEMINVRVARRVDIDGVAAIDAAVARTEAELGSSGRVLLRPSGTEPVVRVMIEGEDGALVARLCRELADDVEKALQALVS
- the greA gene encoding transcription elongation factor GreA; this encodes MKRVPMTVGGEKALRAELDRLKSKDRPRVIADIATAREHGDLKENAEYHAAREQQGFIEGRIQELESKLSQCQVIDVTTIPHSGKVFFGATVLIANIDSGDEVNYQIVGDDEADIKLSKISVNSPIARALIGKEEGDIACVATPGGEIEYEIIEVKHI